The genomic interval AATGGGGGTCAAATAGGCATCGCTGGGTAGATCAGCAGACTGATCGCCAAATTCGTCGGGCGGGTGCTGACGCGTATTCATGCAGCCGGCCAGCACGTCGAGGTGGGGCTCTAGCTCCAGGGCGCGCTCCAGCTCGTCGATGGTGGTGTAGCGGTCCTGGGAGTCGGGCAGCAGCATGCGATCGAGCACCATGGTCAGGTGGGGGCTGACGGTGACCGTGTGGTGCCAGCGAATCACCCCGCTGTGGGGGTCTTGGTCAAACTCGATGGGGGTGCGGGCGGTGAGCAGATATAGGCAGGTCATGCCCAGGGCGTAGACGTCGCTGGCGTAGCAAGGGCGCAGGGCTAGCTGCTCGGGCGGGGCAAAGCCAGGGGTGCCGACAAACTGGGTGGCCGGAGCCTGCATCGAGCCTTGCTCCTCCACGTCGGACAGGAACTCGCGCACGGCCCCAAAGTCGATCAGCACCAGGCGGCGATCGCGCTCACTGCGAATAATATTGGGGGGCTTAATGTCGCGGTGAATGATGCGATTGCGGTGAATGAACTTCACCACCGGAATAATTTCACGCAGAAAATATTTGACCTGGGCCTCGGTTAACCGCCCGGCACGACGCACCTCTTGGGCCAGGGTTTCGCCATGCACGTACTCCTGCACCAGGTAAAATTCGCCCCCAGTGGTGAAGTAGTCAAGCAGCTGCGGAATCTGCGAATGGCTGCCAAGATTAGCCAAGGCCCGAGCCTCGCGGCGAAACCGTACCTTGGCGCGCTCTAGGGATAGCTCACTGCCCGCTTTGGGGCAAAGTTGCTTAATCACGCAGTAGGGTTCCCCGGGCAGGGTGGCGTTTTGAGCTAAATAGGTAACACCAAAACCGCCCTGGCCCAGCTTCTTCAGCACGCGGTAGCGATCGCGAAACAGCCGGTGCGACTGGTAATAGTGGCGAATTTCAGAATTGGCTGCCCGGTCGAGGGCTTGGCCCGGTGAATTGACCATATATGCTTGTCCTGGCCTCAAAAGAGGGGAAGATGCCTGTTTCCCGGTTCAATGATGAGCCAACCGGGCCGTAGCCCAATGGCAGCTAAAAATGCGCAGGAACACAAAACGCTAGTACATCCGGAGCTAACCGCAGTGCAGGGTTATCCACTACCTTACCAATTCTCCCAACAATACTTAGAAACTTAATAGTTGAGTGGCGGCAATACTACATTAGTAGCAACGATTGAAATTAGGGTATCACGACAGGCCAGCTCTACTCAGCTATAGGTCTCATCTCTATCCAAAGGTGGACTTTTCCTCCGGAAGGATTTGGCTCCTGTGTTGATCGGGCGATGCCGAGACTGTTTTTTCCGCATTGCCCCCTTAGGTAGCATGCCCCAAAGCGACCTCGTCGCAACGGTTAGAACCATT from Nodosilinea sp. FACHB-141 carries:
- a CDS encoding serine/threonine-protein kinase is translated as MVNSPGQALDRAANSEIRHYYQSHRLFRDRYRVLKKLGQGGFGVTYLAQNATLPGEPYCVIKQLCPKAGSELSLERAKVRFRREARALANLGSHSQIPQLLDYFTTGGEFYLVQEYVHGETLAQEVRRAGRLTEAQVKYFLREIIPVVKFIHRNRIIHRDIKPPNIIRSERDRRLVLIDFGAVREFLSDVEEQGSMQAPATQFVGTPGFAPPEQLALRPCYASDVYALGMTCLYLLTARTPIEFDQDPHSGVIRWHHTVTVSPHLTMVLDRMLLPDSQDRYTTIDELERALELEPHLDVLAGCMNTRQHPPDEFGDQSADLPSDAYLTPIQREAQAIRKWRKKRALPQEQGRSAGPVSRP